One segment of Leptospiraceae bacterium DNA contains the following:
- a CDS encoding S41 family peptidase, with protein MKRTSLFVTTICFTFLFSTVAYCEPTAKKPVRTTNFTYKDFESVVQAVDKHYIDKNIDVDRAYTDAAVFAMMSLPHGLFLYPESYFKEREQYEEKDDILPGSTFKLSESDQFLIFDPNYKKIDEIRKARAKNEAAKPKVSNDELKKIIEREQMKKSILASRWEQIKFSKKDFDRVITFITENLSKYKTQPFKDAFESIDEDEEAKEEFGVKDVYLAAANGYLNSLDPHSNVFLREAWEKSMKQIEDSSFEGIGAILSGGGNREVVVENPLEDKPAVKAGVRAGDVIIAVDDKKTKGVMLDKVVKRIKGKKGTSVKLTIKRKGAPKPFDISVTRANIEIKNVSKRLIKDHEQIGYIKLSGFVKSNTESSDTEIRNAFRELEQEAAQKKIKLKALVLDLRNNAGGYLDLAIDISDMFISKGLIVSTKSPNRDADESYAKMKDLTDLPLAILINAKSASASEIVASAIKHHGRGLLLGERTFGKATVQKLMDLQGNSDYVLKITQSRYYSPSGKTIQVVGVEPDIQVSGEEDGSFPFQYREENMWHHLPKIPSEGKHKDYFNVEKLKDWVSKNGSGEKFLKEHKNDPIKPDYQLIRSIDYVEAMINANQ; from the coding sequence TTGAAAAGAACATCTTTATTTGTAACAACTATTTGTTTCACTTTCCTTTTTTCCACAGTAGCATACTGTGAACCAACTGCTAAAAAACCTGTCCGTACAACTAACTTCACTTATAAAGATTTTGAGAGTGTTGTGCAAGCAGTAGATAAACATTACATTGATAAAAATATTGATGTAGATAGAGCGTATACTGATGCCGCTGTATTTGCGATGATGTCATTGCCACATGGTCTTTTTTTATACCCTGAAAGTTATTTTAAAGAAAGAGAACAATACGAAGAGAAAGATGATATTCTTCCTGGATCCACATTTAAGCTTTCTGAGTCCGACCAGTTTTTAATCTTTGATCCAAATTATAAAAAAATTGATGAAATCAGAAAGGCACGCGCCAAAAATGAAGCAGCAAAACCAAAAGTCTCCAACGATGAATTGAAAAAAATTATCGAACGAGAACAAATGAAAAAATCTATATTAGCTTCTAGATGGGAGCAAATTAAATTTAGCAAAAAAGATTTTGATCGTGTTATTACTTTTATCACAGAAAATCTAAGTAAATACAAAACTCAACCATTTAAAGATGCATTTGAGTCAATCGACGAAGATGAAGAAGCAAAAGAAGAGTTCGGTGTAAAAGACGTATACTTAGCTGCGGCTAATGGATACTTAAATTCTCTCGATCCACATTCGAACGTATTTTTACGAGAAGCTTGGGAAAAATCCATGAAACAAATCGAGGATTCAAGTTTCGAAGGTATTGGGGCAATTCTTAGTGGCGGGGGAAATCGGGAAGTAGTTGTCGAAAATCCATTGGAAGACAAACCAGCAGTTAAAGCTGGGGTTAGAGCCGGTGATGTAATTATTGCAGTTGATGATAAAAAAACAAAAGGTGTAATGCTTGATAAAGTTGTAAAACGTATCAAGGGAAAAAAGGGAACCTCTGTTAAACTTACGATAAAACGAAAAGGTGCTCCTAAACCATTTGATATCTCTGTTACACGCGCAAATATTGAAATTAAAAACGTATCTAAACGATTAATCAAAGATCACGAACAGATCGGTTATATCAAATTATCCGGTTTTGTAAAATCAAATACAGAGTCTTCCGATACCGAAATTAGAAATGCATTCAGAGAATTAGAACAAGAAGCGGCTCAGAAAAAAATTAAATTGAAAGCTCTTGTTTTAGATCTTAGAAATAACGCAGGCGGTTACTTGGATTTAGCCATTGATATAAGCGATATGTTTATTTCAAAGGGACTTATTGTTAGTACAAAAAGTCCAAACAGAGATGCAGATGAATCCTATGCAAAAATGAAAGACCTTACTGATTTACCACTTGCCATTTTAATAAATGCAAAATCAGCTTCAGCTAGTGAAATTGTAGCAAGTGCAATCAAACACCACGGTCGTGGATTGTTATTAGGCGAAAGAACCTTTGGAAAAGCTACCGTTCAGAAATTAATGGACTTACAAGGTAATAGTGATTATGTGTTAAAGATAACTCAATCACGTTATTATTCTCCTTCTGGAAAAACAATACAAGTAGTGGGAGTTGAGCCAGATATTCAAGTTTCTGGTGAAGAAGATGGAAGTTTCCCATTTCAATACCGTGAAGAAAATATGTGGCATCATCTCCCTAAAATTCCATCCGAAGGAAAACACAAAGATTATTTCAATGTGGAAAAATTAAAAGATTGGGTTTCTAAAAATGGAAGTGGGGAAAAGTTCTTAAAAGAACACAAAAATGATCCTATCAAACCGGACTATCAACTCATTCGTTCGATTGATTACGTAGAAGCAATGATAAACGCAAATCAATGA
- a CDS encoding HigA family addiction module antidote protein — protein sequence MEKTFNVHPGEILKEYLGEMEISAYKLSRATGISESNLSELINGKKDITARLSLLLGKFFGFNDEYWLRMQNHYDILEEKKKLNTKLKSVQTWDKLKIQTGQRYAKT from the coding sequence ATGGAAAAAACATTCAATGTACATCCAGGAGAAATTTTAAAAGAATACTTAGGTGAGATGGAAATTTCTGCTTACAAACTTTCTCGTGCGACTGGAATTTCTGAATCTAATTTAAGTGAACTTATTAACGGAAAAAAGGACATTACAGCTAGGCTTTCTCTTTTGTTGGGTAAGTTTTTTGGATTTAATGATGAATACTGGCTTCGTATGCAAAACCATTATGATATTTTAGAAGAAAAGAAAAAACTCAACACCAAATTAAAATCCGTTCAGACTTGGGATAAATTAAAAATTCAAACTGGTCAGCGTTACGCAAAGACATAA
- a CDS encoding TIGR02117 family protein yields the protein MRSFLKKVILTSSILLLFLSCFKSKTWKYLPESKEEETYLFVVNHGWHTGIIISQKNLGEDLFFLNEYFGISQYYEIGWGDKGFYEADEITTKITLQALFQSTPSVLHIVAVNEHPLLYFSASEVVKVPISQKAHSLLNKNISQSFMRNEKGKVIKTKSGIYGKSFFFTGIEFYNITNTCNTWTARVLENSGLPINSFLTLTAKSVISQTKDAVNSYQCCVFINPK from the coding sequence ATGAGATCATTTCTCAAAAAGGTAATTTTAACTAGTAGCATTTTGCTCTTATTCCTAAGTTGCTTTAAATCTAAAACTTGGAAGTATTTACCAGAATCCAAAGAAGAAGAAACTTATCTATTTGTAGTTAACCACGGTTGGCATACAGGGATTATCATCTCTCAGAAAAATTTAGGAGAAGACCTATTTTTTTTAAATGAGTACTTTGGTATTAGCCAGTACTATGAAATAGGCTGGGGCGATAAAGGTTTTTACGAAGCGGACGAAATAACTACTAAAATTACTTTGCAAGCCTTATTTCAGTCAACACCTAGCGTTTTACATATAGTAGCCGTAAATGAGCATCCTCTTCTCTATTTCTCTGCATCGGAAGTTGTAAAAGTTCCAATTTCCCAAAAGGCACATTCACTTTTAAATAAAAACATTTCACAGTCATTTATGCGAAATGAAAAAGGAAAAGTTATTAAAACAAAATCAGGAATTTATGGGAAAAGTTTTTTCTTCACAGGAATCGAATTTTACAATATCACAAATACCTGCAATACTTGGACTGCGCGAGTGTTAGAAAATTCCGGACTCCCAATAAATAGTTTTCTAACTCTCACGGCAAAGAGTGTAATCAGCCAAACAAAGGATGCGGTAAACTCTTACCAGTGTTGCGTATTTATCAATCCTAAATAA
- a CDS encoding IPT/TIG domain-containing protein: MLIRIIPFLLSFVLPLSIGSEPIEKTISCEKIQSEFFIRDFYIKDFSRNLFYLEVKTTDKEKFPNFLDIDADDTKDSEYPKIKKVKFITKIEEAEGDRIRGSYSYHKGSSVISYELSFSENNKPGPICVRLYDEKYRPLSSFLYNLPDRMEAAGKQPLILKITPNGGVPGETITILGKNFQNNMDHMFIQIISEDQDDYEYGDKELVTIQPFFLSPPDEKQVQELKFTIPTESTGSYKFYEKLIGKNVKMKLLSNYRPSTTETLVILKPYWKWVGGILTIIVTMLFILSISFLLKKFNFTHEILLDPKTNSYSLANFQSFAWTIVFLGSYFYVAISAGIILNTSELPDFNFSLIGLMGISYGGLLTSSYLDKRKTEITFYKDKPELKDLISDPNGGIDLSRLQLLGFTLITIMVYIFYLFKANVLNGLPGIPETLHTMLLTSQGGFLGNKAIELKKDTKDPEAGESPNNPEKAVAEAKEV; this comes from the coding sequence ATGTTGATTAGAATTATTCCATTCCTGTTAAGCTTTGTTCTTCCTCTATCCATTGGTTCTGAGCCAATAGAAAAGACAATTTCCTGTGAAAAAATCCAATCTGAATTTTTCATTAGAGACTTTTATATAAAAGATTTTTCGAGAAATCTTTTTTATTTGGAAGTGAAAACAACGGACAAAGAAAAATTTCCAAATTTTCTAGATATCGATGCGGATGATACGAAAGATTCGGAATACCCAAAAATTAAAAAGGTAAAGTTCATCACAAAAATTGAAGAAGCGGAAGGAGATCGAATCAGGGGGAGTTATAGCTATCATAAAGGCTCTTCTGTTATTTCTTATGAATTGAGTTTTTCTGAAAATAACAAACCAGGTCCAATCTGCGTTAGACTCTACGATGAAAAATATCGACCTCTTAGTTCTTTTTTATACAACCTTCCAGACAGAATGGAAGCTGCCGGCAAACAGCCGTTAATCCTTAAAATTACTCCTAATGGTGGAGTCCCGGGAGAAACCATTACGATTCTTGGAAAAAACTTTCAAAATAATATGGATCATATGTTCATCCAGATTATAAGTGAAGACCAAGATGACTATGAGTATGGAGACAAAGAACTAGTAACCATTCAGCCATTTTTTCTATCTCCGCCTGATGAAAAACAAGTGCAAGAATTAAAATTTACAATTCCAACTGAATCAACAGGTTCTTACAAGTTTTATGAAAAGTTAATCGGCAAAAATGTAAAAATGAAGTTACTTTCCAATTACCGCCCGTCTACTACAGAAACATTAGTCATTCTAAAACCGTATTGGAAATGGGTCGGCGGTATACTAACTATAATAGTCACAATGTTATTCATTTTATCAATTTCCTTTTTACTCAAAAAATTCAATTTTACCCATGAAATTCTTTTAGATCCTAAAACTAACTCTTATAGCCTTGCCAATTTTCAATCCTTTGCCTGGACGATTGTATTTTTAGGAAGTTATTTTTACGTAGCAATTAGCGCAGGCATTATTTTAAATACTTCGGAACTACCTGACTTCAACTTTTCATTAATCGGGTTAATGGGCATTAGCTACGGAGGACTCCTTACTTCCAGTTATCTGGATAAACGTAAAACGGAAATTACATTCTACAAAGACAAACCAGAGCTAAAAGATTTAATATCCGACCCAAATGGAGGAATTGACCTTTCCCGCTTGCAGCTACTCGGTTTTACCCTCATCACAATCATGGTATATATCTTTTATCTATTTAAAGCAAACGTATTAAATGGTCTCCCTGGAATTCCCGAAACCCTTCATACAATGCTTCTTACAAGTCAAGGAGGCTTTTTAGGAAATAAAGCAATCGAATTAAAGAAGGACACAAAAGACCCAGAAGCAGGGGAATCGCCGAATAATCCAGAGAAAGCCGTTGCGGAAGCGAAAGAAGTATAG
- the nadB gene encoding L-aspartate oxidase: MKTDFLIIGSGVAGLFAAHKLAAYGEVTIITKKFDFESNTNYAQGGIASVFSKTDNPESHLKDTVDAGAGLCDIEATRILVEEGPSRVQELVDLGVPFVKDSKGDLDLGLEGGHRKNRIVHAFDRTGREIEQTLLSTVKANSNIKILEHHSCVDLITGHHLKKKADVNVINCYGAYVLDSKKSEIFPILAKQTVLAAGGAGQVYLHTTNPSIATGDGVACAYRAGAVIKNMEFFQFHPTSLFHESGDSFLISEAVRGKGGILKRMNGEPFMKSYHPMADLAPRDIVARAIDNELKKSGESHVLLDVTHLVKPEIIGHFPSIYEKCKSLGLDITETPIPVVPAAHYMCGGVATDVFGRTNIQNLFACGEVACTGVHGGNRLASNSLLEGLVFSSRIADSIISEKKDFSPEHKEIPEWDKEGLTNIEEWVLISHDLHEIKTIMNDYVGIVRSNLRLERAHRRIQLIYKEVVDYYNRTILTNPLLELRNLVQVADLVVRSAMMRKESRGLHFSTDYPENRNPSREDTVIVNQDSN; the protein is encoded by the coding sequence ATGAAAACTGACTTTCTAATCATAGGCAGTGGAGTGGCGGGTTTATTCGCGGCTCATAAACTAGCTGCCTATGGAGAAGTCACTATTATTACTAAAAAATTCGATTTTGAGTCAAATACGAATTATGCGCAAGGTGGCATAGCTTCTGTATTTTCAAAAACAGACAATCCTGAAAGTCATCTAAAAGATACTGTAGACGCTGGTGCAGGTCTGTGTGATATAGAAGCGACTCGTATTTTAGTAGAAGAGGGACCTTCTAGAGTACAAGAGTTAGTGGATTTAGGTGTACCTTTTGTAAAAGATAGTAAAGGGGACTTAGATCTCGGTCTTGAGGGTGGTCATAGAAAAAATCGTATAGTGCATGCATTTGATCGTACTGGGCGGGAGATCGAACAAACGCTTCTTTCGACTGTAAAAGCAAATTCTAATATAAAAATTCTAGAGCATCATTCTTGTGTTGATTTAATCACTGGTCACCATCTCAAAAAAAAAGCCGATGTAAATGTTATTAATTGTTACGGTGCTTATGTTCTTGATTCTAAAAAATCTGAAATTTTTCCTATTCTTGCCAAACAAACAGTATTAGCCGCTGGTGGTGCTGGGCAAGTTTATCTTCACACTACAAATCCTTCTATTGCAACTGGAGACGGTGTGGCTTGCGCTTATCGTGCTGGGGCAGTGATTAAAAATATGGAATTTTTTCAATTTCATCCTACTTCTTTATTTCATGAGTCCGGAGATTCATTTTTGATTTCGGAAGCCGTTCGAGGTAAAGGCGGGATTTTAAAGCGGATGAATGGTGAACCATTTATGAAGTCTTATCATCCGATGGCCGATTTGGCTCCTAGAGATATAGTGGCTCGTGCCATTGATAATGAACTTAAAAAAAGCGGAGAAAGTCACGTTCTATTGGATGTTACTCATTTGGTTAAACCAGAAATAATAGGACATTTTCCGTCCATTTACGAAAAATGTAAATCTCTCGGTTTAGATATTACAGAAACACCAATTCCAGTTGTGCCAGCCGCACATTATATGTGTGGAGGTGTGGCGACTGACGTATTTGGAAGAACTAATATTCAGAATCTATTTGCCTGTGGTGAAGTTGCTTGTACGGGAGTACATGGGGGCAATCGATTGGCATCGAATAGTCTATTAGAAGGATTGGTATTTTCCTCTCGCATAGCTGATAGTATTATTTCTGAGAAAAAAGATTTCAGTCCTGAACATAAAGAAATTCCTGAATGGGATAAAGAAGGTCTAACAAATATTGAAGAGTGGGTTTTAATTTCTCATGACTTACATGAAATTAAAACTATTATGAACGACTATGTGGGGATAGTTAGAAGTAACCTCCGTTTAGAAAGAGCACATAGAAGGATTCAACTTATTTATAAAGAAGTTGTAGATTATTATAATCGTACAATACTTACAAACCCACTATTGGAATTACGTAATCTCGTGCAGGTTGCCGATTTAGTTGTACGAAGTGCGATGATGCGAAAAGAAAGTCGCGGACTTCATTTTTCTACTGATTACCCAGAAAATCGAAATCCTTCCCGAGAAGATACTGTAATTGTAAATCAAGATTCTAATTGA
- a CDS encoding type II toxin-antitoxin system RelE/ParE family toxin: MILSFHDRDSEKVFNGEYIRRLPKELHKKALMRLMAINSAKQIEELRIPPSNRLHKLAGDRKNQWSISINDQYRICFMFEDGNATNVEIVDYH, encoded by the coding sequence ATGATTCTGTCTTTTCATGATAGGGACTCGGAAAAAGTTTTTAATGGTGAGTATATTCGTAGACTTCCGAAAGAACTTCACAAGAAAGCTTTGATGAGACTCATGGCAATCAATTCTGCAAAGCAAATTGAAGAGTTACGAATTCCGCCTTCTAATCGTTTACATAAATTGGCTGGAGATAGAAAAAATCAATGGAGCATTTCGATAAATGACCAATATCGAATTTGTTTTATGTTTGAAGATGGCAATGCGACAAATGTTGAAATTGTAGATTACCACTAG